In Bacteriovorax sp. Seq25_V, the following are encoded in one genomic region:
- a CDS encoding MaoC/PaaZ C-terminal domain-containing protein: protein MELPNTLKLFVPTLKTITRKPRGREAKSNTMSFTLPSIDKKTLNRYLSTLGLRQDLVPLSFFYLFAQRAHIAQMIAPDFPYPLLGIVHVSNEMEYLSDVDLDKSIEIISSLNQDENLIIFNVVFKQNGKEIIKCVSHYLIAKAKNKKKQSNSTSLVLEKEFDFLSEIEVSGADGRNYAIASGDFNFIHLHPFLAKLFGFRTSIIHGMFMAAKVNGILEESLARRVNYFQINFKKPIFLPSKVTLENNKDSFRVTSKSGERLHLHGSFRAIS, encoded by the coding sequence ATGGAATTACCAAATACTTTGAAGCTTTTTGTACCGACATTAAAGACGATCACCCGTAAGCCAAGGGGGCGTGAGGCTAAATCAAATACAATGAGCTTCACTCTTCCATCAATTGATAAAAAAACATTGAACCGTTACCTCTCAACTCTTGGGTTAAGACAGGATCTTGTCCCTCTTAGTTTTTTCTATCTCTTTGCGCAAAGGGCCCATATTGCCCAGATGATTGCGCCTGACTTTCCATATCCACTATTGGGTATCGTTCATGTCTCAAATGAGATGGAATATCTCTCAGATGTTGATCTTGATAAAAGTATTGAAATTATTTCGTCTCTTAATCAGGACGAGAATTTAATTATCTTTAATGTTGTTTTTAAGCAAAATGGTAAAGAGATCATTAAATGCGTTAGTCATTATTTGATTGCTAAGGCAAAAAATAAAAAGAAACAGAGTAACTCCACTTCTTTGGTTTTAGAAAAAGAGTTTGATTTTTTAAGTGAAATTGAAGTTTCTGGTGCCGATGGTAGAAACTACGCAATCGCTTCAGGTGACTTTAACTTCATCCATCTTCATCCGTTCCTCGCAAAGCTCTTCGGCTTTAGAACATCAATTATCCATGGTATGTTCATGGCCGCAAAGGTGAATGGAATCCTTGAAGAGAGTCTTGCTCGTCGCGTGAACTATTTTCAAATCAACTTTAAAAAACCAATATTTCTTCCTTCCAAAGTAACGCTAGAGAATAATAAAGATAGTTTTCGCGTAACTTCTAAATCGGGGGAGAGATTACACCTCCATGGAAGTTTCAGAGCTATCAGTTAA
- a CDS encoding flagellar FliJ protein, producing MNKLSFVTLCALVQMAQASGLPTEIDYKTAGDKYNIAKTQSDSARYSANRAAQLIEQAQELIEQHLQSLSVLNSQLNSGRSEKIELELLIETLRNEIARLNSANTDLNNQKYTLSNRIQSIESDISQIRRELERPLQERSNLQNDLAQINNTHRELMNERERLASALNDLTRQIDRLERQIQADRNEAEQARIEIPNLRQDIKNHQDKISRNETEISRLQQEKQQLQFKLQSTQREVDRAQSDLRQAQANLKTVQDKLSPLTTKLRNLESKQANLQSSINSTKNKIDSKKSEISRLQSQKQSLPNEISSLRREIQSLNSKFSQSKSDQNRVKSELSRVDSEYNSVQAEIQRLRQGPVNDQTRQKLVELRNEMKRLVDKKAVLQREITNFDNQQRQIQSSISSSERQISSKENELSNLESKISQARNEISQLQNQLSNESSQLSSVSQQVQSVRSELSQYDSQIRPLEAAVERERRTLSNKESELSSVNKQVTQVQTNLKQTRDENDQLTSKISNKKQKMSNLQDVIARAKNEIAQNQQKISRKESERSNGERRLRTLDVDLDRVVNNRVSVERRLSDVNSTISSLEYRLENTIKEKSRFASELDRVQDELSRNFATIDENNNRAESSRYRVVELERLIPQLENEILSTDRKVVDLRSSLTGLELDFDQKNKIATQLEADTKSLKSTYDTKRSLYARYDNEARTIGSSQSQASAVADSQELAERDTQEVASKYGQLIGLQLGTLDGSLRGLVEGKELGEREGYDAGVNSPEDFELGRKDGIALGKQKASDFAKSISYPQGFEDKRSEILDGSSLAQKESLVSFMPKSLDREIEDLKAQIAKYDDKVFAKATPESTYVDLVDIKVNTKERDCSNVYKNVSDLVLSCEQAFKTSYVETFKENHRDTYFANYTTKYTEYRTASFNSSKDLKYPEFYKHAYDEAFLLSKNEGAKVAFQNGFKDGEQAGYSDYLPVEQKRFFEMGNRDAELFFATNSLVRQDHETPVAIIASTDKGLLQGTKFDLAMALKNFGGASTSDRDVQIEVLSSTDNITLDAQRRFAPVIAKRSKLDLNDVFKGQVNESAMPGSVISVKTKLTYPGDTLNSSYSEVVTFSDKVKVNPEVNSDLSFDSKVEWRKWKPWPLKWVYRSHAIKVKLKGLRDHIPGNYDVKAEILTGEKYISITSSKTQISAPGMAQESEASVTYKFKKEAKDQKLSIRLIISYEGEVVGTHTANIKVD from the coding sequence ATGAATAAACTAAGTTTCGTAACTCTATGCGCTCTTGTGCAAATGGCCCAGGCTTCAGGTCTGCCAACTGAAATTGATTATAAAACAGCTGGTGATAAATATAATATAGCAAAAACACAAAGTGATAGTGCTCGTTATAGTGCAAATCGTGCGGCACAACTAATAGAACAGGCACAAGAACTTATTGAGCAACATCTCCAATCTTTATCAGTTTTAAATTCACAGCTTAATAGTGGAAGAAGTGAGAAAATTGAACTTGAACTTTTAATTGAAACTCTTCGAAATGAAATAGCAAGACTTAATTCAGCAAACACTGACCTGAATAATCAAAAGTATACGCTTTCTAATAGAATACAAAGTATTGAGTCTGATATCTCTCAAATTCGCCGTGAACTAGAAAGACCACTTCAAGAAAGATCTAATCTTCAAAATGATCTGGCCCAAATAAATAATACTCATCGTGAGTTGATGAATGAAAGAGAAAGGCTTGCAAGCGCGCTAAATGATCTTACAAGACAAATTGACAGACTAGAGCGCCAAATTCAAGCCGATAGAAACGAAGCCGAACAAGCACGTATTGAAATTCCTAATCTTAGGCAAGATATTAAAAATCACCAAGATAAAATTTCTCGCAATGAAACTGAGATATCAAGACTTCAACAAGAAAAACAACAACTACAATTTAAGCTTCAAAGTACTCAAAGGGAAGTTGATCGTGCTCAAAGTGATTTAAGACAGGCTCAAGCGAACTTAAAGACTGTGCAAGATAAGTTATCTCCACTAACGACAAAGCTTAGAAATTTAGAGTCTAAACAAGCAAATCTACAAAGTAGTATTAATTCTACAAAAAATAAAATTGACTCAAAGAAATCAGAAATTTCTCGTCTACAAAGTCAAAAGCAGAGTCTCCCTAATGAAATAAGCTCGCTACGCCGTGAAATTCAAAGTTTGAACTCTAAATTTTCTCAATCAAAGTCTGATCAGAATAGAGTCAAATCAGAGTTATCAAGAGTTGATTCTGAATACAATTCAGTACAAGCTGAAATTCAAAGACTTCGCCAAGGGCCAGTTAATGATCAAACGAGGCAGAAACTTGTAGAGTTAAGAAATGAAATGAAGAGGCTTGTTGATAAGAAAGCTGTATTACAAAGAGAGATCACGAATTTTGATAATCAACAACGTCAGATTCAATCTTCAATTTCTTCTTCTGAAAGGCAAATCTCTTCAAAAGAAAATGAGTTGTCGAACCTTGAATCAAAAATTTCTCAAGCTCGTAATGAAATATCCCAACTACAAAATCAATTATCAAATGAAAGTAGCCAATTATCATCAGTTAGCCAGCAGGTTCAATCTGTAAGATCAGAGCTATCACAGTATGATTCTCAAATTCGTCCACTTGAAGCCGCTGTAGAAAGAGAGAGGCGCACTCTTTCAAATAAGGAGAGTGAGCTTTCAAGTGTTAACAAACAAGTCACACAAGTGCAGACTAATTTAAAACAAACGAGAGATGAGAATGATCAATTAACTTCTAAAATATCCAATAAGAAGCAGAAAATGTCTAATCTCCAAGACGTGATAGCAAGGGCGAAAAATGAGATTGCACAAAATCAACAGAAAATCTCAAGAAAAGAATCCGAAAGATCGAATGGCGAACGTCGTTTACGTACACTTGATGTTGATCTCGACAGAGTCGTAAATAATAGAGTAAGCGTGGAGAGGAGATTAAGTGATGTTAATTCTACAATCAGTAGTCTCGAATACAGACTTGAAAACACAATAAAGGAAAAAAGTCGTTTTGCATCGGAATTAGATCGCGTACAAGATGAGCTTTCTCGTAATTTTGCAACTATTGATGAAAATAATAATCGTGCGGAGTCTAGTCGCTATCGTGTTGTTGAACTCGAACGCTTAATACCGCAACTCGAAAATGAGATTTTGTCTACAGATAGAAAAGTTGTTGATCTAAGATCATCTCTTACTGGTCTTGAATTAGACTTTGACCAAAAAAATAAGATTGCAACTCAACTTGAAGCTGACACAAAAAGTCTAAAGTCAACTTATGACACGAAAAGATCACTGTACGCAAGATATGATAATGAGGCAAGAACAATTGGTTCTTCTCAGTCGCAAGCTTCTGCTGTAGCTGATTCACAGGAACTAGCTGAAAGAGATACGCAAGAAGTAGCTTCGAAATATGGCCAGCTAATAGGTCTACAGCTTGGTACTTTAGATGGTTCATTACGTGGACTTGTAGAAGGAAAAGAGCTTGGAGAGAGAGAAGGTTATGATGCCGGTGTAAATTCTCCCGAAGATTTTGAACTAGGTCGTAAAGATGGTATCGCCCTTGGGAAACAAAAGGCCTCAGATTTTGCTAAATCAATTTCTTATCCACAAGGTTTCGAGGATAAGCGTTCTGAAATCTTAGATGGGTCGTCTCTTGCTCAAAAAGAAAGCTTAGTTTCATTTATGCCGAAGTCCCTTGATAGAGAAATTGAAGATTTAAAGGCCCAGATTGCTAAATATGACGATAAGGTATTTGCTAAAGCAACACCAGAGTCTACATATGTTGATCTTGTTGATATCAAAGTAAATACAAAAGAAAGGGATTGTTCTAATGTTTATAAGAATGTCTCTGATCTTGTTCTAAGCTGTGAGCAGGCTTTTAAAACTTCATATGTAGAAACTTTTAAAGAGAATCACCGAGATACTTATTTCGCTAATTATACAACTAAATATACAGAGTACAGAACGGCATCATTCAATTCTAGTAAGGATTTGAAATATCCTGAATTTTATAAGCATGCATATGATGAAGCTTTTCTTCTCTCAAAGAACGAAGGAGCTAAAGTTGCATTCCAAAATGGTTTTAAAGATGGTGAGCAAGCTGGTTATTCAGACTACTTACCAGTTGAGCAAAAAAGATTTTTTGAAATGGGGAATCGTGATGCTGAGTTATTTTTTGCGACTAACTCGCTTGTACGTCAAGATCACGAAACACCTGTTGCGATTATTGCAAGTACTGATAAGGGGCTACTACAAGGGACAAAGTTTGATCTTGCAATGGCGCTTAAGAACTTTGGAGGGGCGTCGACATCTGATCGCGATGTTCAGATAGAAGTTTTATCGAGTACTGATAATATTACACTCGATGCACAGAGACGTTTTGCGCCTGTGATAGCAAAACGATCAAAGTTAGATTTAAATGATGTTTTCAAAGGACAAGTTAACGAGAGCGCAATGCCGGGATCTGTAATTTCAGTGAAGACTAAACTGACTTACCCTGGGGATACGTTAAATTCAAGTTACAGTGAAGTCGTAACTTTTTCTGATAAAGTAAAAGTTAATCCTGAGGTGAATAGTGATTTAAGTTTTGATTCAAAAGTTGAGTGGAGAAAATGGAAGCCATGGCCATTGAAATGGGTCTATCGTTCTCACGCTATTAAAGTAAAGCTAAAAGGGCTTCGTGATCATATTCCTGGTAACTATGATGTGAAGGCAGAAATTTTAACAGGTGAGAAGTATATCTCTATCACTTCCTCTAAGACACAAATTTCTGCTCCTGGCATGGCCCAAGAGTCTGAAGCTTCGGTGACTTACAAGTTTAAAAAAGAAGCAAAAGATCAAAAACTTTCTATTCGCTTAATAATTTCATATGAAGGTGAAGTTGTTGGGACGCATACTGCAAATATCAAAGTAGATTAA